The following are encoded in a window of Phaseolus vulgaris cultivar G19833 chromosome 3, P. vulgaris v2.0, whole genome shotgun sequence genomic DNA:
- the LOC137839228 gene encoding uncharacterized protein → MTVEVQQVDQTPDVDLVFTRADLQDIIPHDNDPMVISVVTAGRNVHRVLVDQGSSADVMFLMTFNQLQLSTNRLRPYTGCLYGFAGDQVEVRGHIELRTTFTDGTTSRTTNIRYCAVNAPSAYNILLGRPALNRIGAIASTRHMKIKLPSLEGVVITIRSDQKEAKRCYENNLKTKRGVFVVTTRPPREDGVFRVEIARENRPEPAGDVVEREIGGKTFKLGWSLSQESQDQVVEVIARHLDAFAWSASYMPGIDPDFLCHRLTLDPQVRPVRQRRRKFNEERRLFVREETKKLLKAGHFRVIQYPEWLANVACGLAPKGHWCMWQVVFC, encoded by the coding sequence ATGACGGTAGAGGTACAACAGGTAGACCAAACCCCCGATGTTGACCTCGTTTTCACCAGGGCCGACCTCCAAGATATCATACCCCATGACAATGACCCGATGGTGATTTCAGTAGTCACAGCAGGAAGGAATGTGCACCGCGTCctcgtggaccaaggaagttcagcCGACGTGATGTTCTTGATGACCTTCAACCAGTTACAACTGTCCACGAACCGGTTAAGGCCCTACACcggatgtttgtatggttttgcaGGGGACCAGGTGGAGGTTCGTGGACACATCGAgttgaggacgacgttcacggATGGCACGACCTCACGCACTACCAACATCAGGTATTGTGCTGTTAATGCTCCCTCAGCCTACAATATATTGTTAGGTAGGCCAGCTTTAAACAGGATAGGAGCAATCGCCTCcacgaggcatatgaagataAAGTTGCCTTCCCTTGAGGGTGTGGTGATCACCATTAGatctgaccaaaaggaggcgaagaGATGCTATGAAAACAACCTCAAAACGAAGAGAGGAGTGTTTGTTGTCACTACCAGACCCCCAAGAGAAGACGGGGTATTCCGCGTGGAGATCGCCCGGGAGAACCGACCCGAGCCCGCAGGAGACGTGGTGGAAAGAGAGATCGGTGGGAAGACGTTCAAACTTGGGTGGTCCTTGAGCCAAGAGTCGCAGGATCAGGTTGTTGAGGTCATAGCACGACACCTTGacgctttcgcatggtctgcctcttACATGCCCGGTATAGACCCTGACTTCCTGTGTCATCGTCTCACCCTAGACCCCCAGGTCCGACCTGTCCGCCAGAGAAGGCGAAaattcaacgaagaaaggcgttTGTTCGTACGAGAAGAGACAAAGAAGCTATTGAAGGCTGGCCACTTTAGGGTAAttcagtaccccgagtggctagccaatgtgGCTTGCGGTTTAGCACCTAAAGGTCATTGGTGCATGTGGCAGGTGGTTTTCTGTTAG